A segment of the Xenopus tropicalis strain Nigerian chromosome 6, UCB_Xtro_10.0, whole genome shotgun sequence genome:
TCTCCTAAAAGGAAAAGTTCCCCGGACCACGTGCAATTGGCTTCCTTCCTCCCATGTCAAACTCTGAGCTGCGACTGCAGAAGCAAAACATGAACCTAAAACCAAGGAGTGGCCCTTTGGCTGATAGGGCCACGTGGCACGAGGGCGACACACTGCCATTGGGCACACGTTAAGCTTGCCCTTACCCTGTAACCCGTAGGGTCTGAACACTCGCCGCTCCGTCAGCACCGATAAAACAATATCTTCCCTAAACAGCAGCTCCCGGATCACTCCATCCCCTCCATGGAACTTCCCTGCGCCGCCGGTACCAGGGGACAGCTCAAAGCGCTTCAGCACCACGGGGTATCTGGggtaaagaaaaggaaaatgttcTGACTGTGGTGAAGCCAGTGTCCAtggttaaaaaaagcaaaatccaGGGCACACCAATATAAAAAAGTCAAAATGTATTTAGCAAAATTCAAACGCGTTTCAACCTcgttgaaacgcgttgggattTTGCTAAatacaatttgattttttttttctactaaaaatAGCTAAATCCGGGGCAGACCAATATTAAAAATCAAACTGTATTTAGCAAAATCCCAACATGTTTCAACGAGGTCGAAACGCGTTGGGATTTTGCttaatacatttttacttttttatactgATCTGCCCtggattttgctttttttaaccaGTAGGGACATCGGCACTGGCTGCGCAACAGTCAAAGCATTTTCCATGTCCCTACTGGTTAAAAAAAGCAAAGTCCAGGGCAGACCAATATAAAGTCAAAATGTATGTAGCAAAATCCCAACGCGTTTTGACCTcgttgaaacgcgttgggattTTGCTAAATACAGTTTGATTTTTAATACTGAAAATAGCAAAGTCCAGGGCACACCAATATAAAGTCAAAATGTATTTAGCAAAATCCCAACGCGTTTCGACCTcgttgaaacgcgttgggattTTGCTAAATACAGTTTGATTTTTAATACTGAAAATAGCAAAGTCCAGGGCAGACCAATATAAAGTCAAAATGTATTTAGCAAAATCCCAACGCGTTTCGACCTcgttgaaacgcgttgggattTTACTAAATACAGTTGGGATTTTGCTAAATCCAGTTTATAAAAAAAGGCAAACTGTATTTAGTAAaatcccaacgcgtttcaacgAGGTCGAAACGCGTTGGGATTTTGCTAAATACATTTTGACTTTTTTATATTGGTCTGCCCTGGATTTTGCTATTTTCAGTATTTCACTTGGGGACTTTCAGGTAGCCCCCCCTACAGGACATGAATTGATGGACAAAATGGTGGCAGATAAAACTCCCCTCTCCACCTGCCACTGCTCCGTGTGCATTACTGGTACCACCCAATCAGCGGTTGGCTTTTACAGGAATGGCACTTATATGTCCCAGTCAGTGAATCCACTGCAGAATCAGATATCTGCCTTGATCTCGCCCACATTTACCGTTTCTCCAAGATTTCTGGGTCAGTGATGCGGGTGTTGGTCATGTGAGTGTGGATGCCGCTCCGACCGTGCCAGTGAGGTCCCGCCCCTGCCCCGCCAGCCACTGTCTCATAGTAACCCGTAGTCTTGTTGCCAAAGGTTACATTGTTCATACAGCCCTGTGGGAGACACGCTCTGTGAGCTGAAACCAACATGGCGGCGGTGCCAAGTGGGAGCCCAATAGAACTGGCATAAGCTACATGACATCATAGGCATCATCCAATCACCGACTGTGGCTCTGTGGGGCCCACCTCTGATATCTACCTGAGATGCCGCACAGACTTCAAAGGCCTTGAAGATGACATCGACGATCCTTTGCGATGTGAGCACATTACCCCCGACCACAGCCGCGTCAGGAGAGGGGTCCAGGATGGATCCTTTGGGAATGATAACCTGGATGGGGGTCAGGCAGCCCtgagggagggaatgagggatTTTAACTCACAGAAAACTTTCTAAAATAATccagttactcttcactatccccccTGCCCAGGATCTGTCTGTCTCCATTCTCTCTTCATGCTGGAGTCGGGGGCAGATTTCCAATGACGGGTGCAGCAGATGTATTGGCACTAACCGACTCCAGCACAAACTGACACAATTTTGAATAGAGAGAAACATATTTCCACTAGGGACGGTTATGAATGAGTGAGCTCTGATTCATCTTACAGGCAAAGGGTGCAATTTACCCCCAGAAGGATGTATTAGACCTGTCAGTCAAAATCTGGCTCCGACTCCTGCATTagcagagaagggagagagacagacgCTGAGGGATAGGGAAGaggaacatgattttttttacttcagtGAGATGACACTTATATGACATTTTTGTGATAGTTCTCCTTTGGTGAAGGAAGGGCTGGACTAATAACTTGGGTCCCTAGTGATATGCGGGTTGAGAAAAATTTGAccagcacccaaccctaacccacctgctcACAACCCGAACTCGAACCCTACCTgacttctgccctgtatttatatcTATAAATTCAGAAGCCATAAGAAGCGGGCCGGCAGTGTTTGCTGGCGGGCGGGGAGAGCGAGCGGAAGCGTTCAACCGGAACCCACCCGTGACCAACAAGTGATGTGCCAAGGTTGGCCCAAACCCGGCTGACACGGGGGTATCGGGTCGGCCCGCACATTACTAGCCCCTAGGGAGGACCCTGCTGCCTGGCCCTGAACCCTATAATATCCAATGACTGAATCACTACCAAGTTCTGCCCCCCAGTGCTCACCTGATTAAGAGGGATATCTTGGCCCACCATGCAGCGGAGGCAATAAATAAGAGCAGAGAGGGTAATGGCGCGCGGGGCGTTACAGTTCCCAAACACCTCATATCCGGATCCAGTGAAATCAAAGAGAGCGCCGCCCTGCAGGAGAGGAGCACAATGAGATTTCCCCATAGCATCAAGTAACAGCTTCCTCTCCCCCCATCTGAAGTCCCAGGGATGAAAGGGTACAGGCTGCTGTTTGGTTCCAGAGGCCTTACAGTTAGACCCTCCCAAATATTCAGATGTGTGGGGGCCCCGCCCATGTGATCATGTGATCCTGCTAGCGCCTACCTCCTGCTTGTTTATCCGCACTTTCAGTTTAATTGGGGAACCGTCGTCCATGTAATCCACAGACTCCACCTCTAGCGCCCCCTTGTGGCTCTCCCAGCGCTCAGCAAAGTCTCTCAGCATGTTCCGCACAGCCACCTCGGCATTGGCCTAAAGGGCAAAGGAAAAATtgcctatgaagattctcattcatccacgTCATGACAtacaggatatacagtatctagtaggattaaaggggaggttcacctttgagttaacttttagtatgatgtagagagtgatagtttgcaattggtcttcattttttattatttgtagttttttttttgttatttcactttttgttcagcagctctgcagtttggaatttcagcagctatctggtcgctagggtccaagttaccttagcgaccagggagcagttGGAATGAGAGGAAGTTAAATGAATAGTAGAGGGAATGAATagttataaagtaacaataacaatagaactggagcctcacagagcaatagggtttggctgccggggtcagtgacccccatttgaaacctggaatgAGTTAGAAGGAAAAGACAAATAGAtcagaaactataagaaataaataaagaccaattgaaaagctgcttagaataggcagttcTATAACCCAGTGCCTGGGCACACTGCAGCATGTTTCTATGTACCAGCTGGGTAGCAACAATCTCACCTGAATGTGCGCCATGTAGGCCTGTACCACGGCCAGCCCATACACATCGATCAGCTCATTCACCAGCTGGATGCCTTTCTGATTGGCCGCTACCTGCGCCCGCAGGTCGGACAGGTTGTCATGGAGATTGCGCGTCCCGCTGCTGCCCGGGATCAGACCAGGAGCCATAAGAGCCTCAGTAACCGCTGCAGGGGCGAGAGGTGAAGGGGCAGGtaattaaaggggctgttcaccttcaaattaacattaaattaactttaggTATGATCTaatgttaatttgaaggtgaacttcccctttaaagagagcaGAAGGGGTAACCATTGGCTGACACAGCGTTCTTTTTAGATGTATCTCCAATCCCATGAAATGGCTGGTGCTGCACAAAGAATCTGAGCTTATTGGCTCTAGCCCACAATGTATCCCagaatgccatgtttttttctctatGTGCCCATACCAGTATCCCTGCCCCATGTCCCAGCATGCAACAGCAGCAGACATCTTAAGAGCTGTGTTCagtgaggctcatttatcaacactggttgctatgggttactgcccatgggcaaatttggccagtgttgataaatgacccccagtaactTTAGCACCCAAAGGCACCCACCATATTCCCACATTTCTATTTGTAGGACCCAGGAGATCATCGGATCGCACCATCTCCATTGCTGCTGAATTACAGCAAATACCCAATAGTTATCCCTCTCCCTTCTCACCTTCCTCCTGGAATTCCCCCCCTCGCACCAGTTTGAATGAGGTGAACACTGCCCCCTCGTCCCGCAGGGTCTTGGAGTGGGGTGGCATGGAGCCGGGTGTGATCCCCCCAATGTCGGCGTGGTGGCCCCTGGATGCCACAAAAAACACTGGGCGTGGGGCCTCCACCCGGAACACCTGGAAGATAAATAGGTAAAGACTCAATATGGAACAGGTGTGGGGGGGCCTCCATCCGGGACACAAATATCAATAAACACCAATTGGATCACCGGAAAGGTGAAAGACATAAAGCTTCTATGTGCTACAAGGGGAATTCCCCCCCACACTCAGGACAGAACAGAACCGCTATCTGAGGGTGGGAGGTACCACACTTACAGGGGTAATAACCGTAAGGTCTGGGAGGTGGCTGCCCCCGGCACAGGGGTGATTACTCAGTAGCACATCCCCTTCCTTCAGATCATCCTTCAGGTTCCTGATCTGGAACAGAGAGAGGCACAATAAGGTTCCACCCCAACCCGACAGGAGAGAGTAGAACTCGTTAAGCAAGCAGGTTTCATTAAAGCTTCTGTGTAAATACACACACAAGTTGGTATGGCCCAGAATCCCGGCCCAACTGCGAGGGAGCTTGGTTCTGTTCTCTTTACTCTTCATACAAAACCCAATAAACCGGGGCACTGACCGGCTGGAACAAGATAGTTTTATACATGACCTCTATTCAGAAAGAGCAATTAAAGGGGGtacctataagttaacttttaatatgatgtaaagagtgatattccgagacaatttgcaattggtcttcattttttattatctgtagtttttttgtTACTTCAtattcagttcagcagctctccagtctggagttccAGCAAttatttggttgttagggtcaaagttaccttaacaaccagggagtggttgatGAGAGACCGATATATgaataaaaactgcaaagagttgggaaaagtaggcaaataattcaaatattataacaaataaataatgaagaccaattgaaaagttgcttagaataggtattTCTATgagatactaaaagttaccttgaAGCTAGAGGTGAACCCACCCCTCTAATAGTACAGACAGGTAAGCGCCTTGGTCTTAGGATATGTATCTAAAGAGGGTCTGAGAGCTAACCCAAGTCAGGCTCTGGACTCACCTGGAACTGGACTGTCTCCTGCATGGCACCCAGATGGACAGGTATATGGGGAGCGTTAGACACTAAGCCCCCATCAGGGCCAAAGAGAGCACAGGAGAAGTCTAGTCGCTCTTTGATGTTCGTGGAAATGGCGGTTCTCTGCAGGATACGGCCCATCTGCTCTAGAACATAGGATAAGACTCAGTGACTGGGAAGTGGCTCTACCCTAGAACAAACCCCATAATAACAGAAGCGCTGCTATACACGCGGGTGCAAGGGGCGTCCAAACCTGCAATGCTCATGAACCGATGGGAGAAGATGGACAGCTGTATTGTGTCCAACTCCGTGCCGACCCCCCTCTGCCTTCCGCTCCCAATGGAGATCCGGACATCTCCGTATTCGGTTATAGAGGCCGTGCAGTCGGGTTCCACCAGGATGGTACTGGGAGGAAGAAGAAAGGGATCAATGTCTTGTCCCCCTAGTCATGGCCGTGcccaccccctgtacctcccatACTGCCCCTCACCCCTTGTGTCTCCTACATAATGCCCCAAAGTATTACATGCCCCATTATTCTGGTGCAAACACCTACTCTGCCCCGCAGCAGCTGGTTGAGTTAAGACTGGGCTAGAATCACAGGACGGGAAGGACTGGGCTAGAATCACAGGACGGGAAGGACTGGGCTAGAATCACAGGACGGGAAGGACTGGGCTAGAATCACAGGACGGGAAGGACTGGGCTAGAATCACAGGACGGAAAGGACTGGGCTAGAATCACAGGACGGGAAGGACTGGGCTAGAATCACAGGACGGAAAGGACTGGGCTAGAATCACAGGATGGGAAGGATGTAGTGAGTGCACCATACATAACGTTTGTTTGTCACTGATAGCTATTGTTTTGTACTATTATGATAATGTAATTAGTATGGAAGCCATACACTTATTGgcttattttgggggggggggggggggggtccctatatTATAGCTGCAGATAAGGTATAGTGATGGGAGACCAGGGGAGGGAGTCAAAAATTGGGTAATTCCAAGGGAAATAGGTGAGGGGGGTGACAGGTTACTACACAGCCCTGATACTCGGGTACTTGGCAGCTGGTACCATAGATTTGATACCATAGAGCAAGGAATTGCCGTGTCCTTCTGCCTCTTCTCCAAATATTACTCTGATCAGAACTAATGAACATGAGACAATTATACCGGTGAGAGATTTCAGCATGTAGTTATACAGAGTGACCACTAGGTGTCAGTACAAGcgtgtgtatataatgtatgtgcCTAATATGAATTTCCTCCATTACAGACGTGAAACAtcaaattgtggggaaaaaactaaTGTTATAACTTGGTACTTAGTTACCAGCAGTGCAATTATTTGACTACCGGTGCCCCCATGTCTGGGTAAAGGGCAAATATGACGGTACAAGAGGAAGCAGAGGATGCCCAGGATTTGGACAGTGCCAATCCCAGGAGGGGGCAAGTTGAGCTGACGGTAAGTGTAGGTGCCACCCACCTGTTCTTGTCGATGATAATGGCGGGTCCCGTAACGGAATGGTCAGGGGCGAGGTCCTGCAGGAGGTACACGTTTGTGTCATGGTGTCCGTCCTCAAAGTAACATCTGGCGACCTACAAACAGGGAGAGCGGGTCAGGGGAGGCGCCAAGATGGCTCTGGCACGGGAGAGGGTAAGAGCCAGCCAATGGCAGCTGGGCCTGGGAATGATCTGGCGACACTCGAAATACTGGGCAATAGAACTGGCAGGGATTCTGGGGTATAAGTTTGTCGGAATCTCCCACTGGGAGTGAGGGGTTAATAGGAAGGGCCAATAACTCAATGAGTAGAGCAGGGTTACTGAGTACTAGTGGGGCAGAACCAGCACAGATCCACTTACTGCCTCCACTCGGGCAGGCTGCCCACTCGGCTGAACGGCAGTCTCGCAGCGGATTCCGGTGCTGCCCGTCCCTCGCACTCGGATGTCATCCACCACAATGGCGCGCGAGGGGATGGTGAATCCAAACTCCTTCTGGTACCTGTGGGGAGAGAGGGGTTAAGTGTATGTAGTACTGTAGGCCCCGGGGTATCACTGTCACTCCATTCCCTTCCTGACTGTCTCAGTCCCCTTCCTGACTGTCTCTCTCAGTCCCCTTCCTGACTGTCTCAGTCCCCTTcctgactgtctctctctgtccccttccttcctgtctgtctctgtccccttccttcctgtctgtctCAGtccccttccttcctgtctgtctCAGtccccttccttcctgtctgtctctgtccccttccttcctgtctctctctgtccccttccttcctgtctctctctgtccccttccttcctgtctctctctgtccccttccttcctgtctgtctctctctgtccccttccttcctgtctgtctctctctgtccccttccttcctgtctctctctgtccccttccttcctgtctctctctgtccccttccttcctgtctgtctctgtccccttccttcctgtctgtctctgtccccttccttcctgtctgtctctgtccccttccttcctgtctctctctgtccccttccttcctgtctctctctgtccccttccttcctgtctgtctctgtccccttccttcctgtctgtctCTGTCCCCTTCCTTCCTGTCTCTCTCAGTTCCCAGCGCACAGGGAAAGTCAGGAAGGGGACATTCTCTCGCCCGCCACTGATTTCCCTCCCGTGTCAGTGATTTCCctctcccccgtcagtgatttccccctcccccgtcagtgatttccccctcccccgtcagtgatttccccctcccccgtcagtgatttccctctcccccgtcagtgatttccctctcccccgtcagtgatttccctctcccccgtcagtgatttccccctcccccgtcagtgatttccccctcccccgtcagtgatttccccctcccccgtcagtgatttccccctcccccgtcagtgatttccccctccccccgtcagtgatttccccctcccccgtcagtgatttccctctcccccgtcagtgatttccccctcccccgtcagtgatttccccctcccccgtcagtgatttccctctcccccgtcagtgatttccctcccccgtcagtgatttccctctcccccgtcagtgatttccctctcccccgtcagtgatttccccctcccccgtcagtgatttccctcccccgtcagtgatttccctctcccccgtcagtgatttccctctcccccgtcagtgatttccctctcccccgtcagtgatttccctctcccccgtcagtgatttccctctcccccgtcagtgatttccctcccccgtcagtgatttccctctcccccgtcagtgatttccctctcccccgtcagtgatttccctctcccccgtcagtgatttccccctcccccgtcagtgatttccctcccccgtcagtgatttccctctcccccgtcagtgatttccctctcccccgtcagtgatttccctctcccccgtcagtgatttccctctcccccgtcagtgatttccctcccccgtcagtgatttccctcccccgtcagtgatttccctctcccccgtcagtgatttccctctcccccgtcagtgatttccctctcccccgtcagtgatttccctctcccccgtcagtgatttccctcccccgtcagtgatttccctcccccgtcagtgatttccctctcccccgtcagtgatttccctctcccccgtcagtgatttccctctcccccgtcagtgatttccctcccccgtcagtgatttccctcccccgtcagtgatttccctctcccccgtcagtgatttccctctcccccgtcagtgatttccctctcccccgtcagtgatttccctctcccccgtcagtgatttccctcccccgtcagtgatttccctcccccgtcagtgatttccctctcccccgtcagtgatttccctcccccgtcagtgatttccctctcccccgtcagtgatttccctctcccccgtcagtgatttccctctcccccgtcagtgatttccctctcccccgtcagtgatttccctctcccccgtcagtgatttccctctcccccgtcagtgatttccccctcccccgtcagtgatttccctcccccgtcagtgatttccctctcccccgtcagtgatttccccctcccccgtcagtgatttccctcccccgtcagtgatttccctctcccccgtcagtgatttccccctcccccgtcagtgatttccctcccccgtcagtgatttccctctcccccgtcagtgatttcccttGCCCACCTGTCAGTGAAGGCCAGTTTGAAGTTGCCCACGAGGCAGGAGTCCTGGGCGGCTGGGTACCCCCGGTTGGAGCACATGAGGGCGCAGTCGGTTCTCTCATAGCGCAGGTGCAGGAATGGCTCCGTGTCAATCTGAGACCTGTGCAACATGGAGGCCCATCAGTCCAACTCCTGCCCTGTTTACTAGCAGCACTGTCATtgctttggggctcatttacaaagggtGGGGCTGAacagctacagtatatatacagggacagtaaatatacagggacagtatatatacagggacagtaaatataaaggtacagtatatatacagggacagtaaatatacagggacagtaaatatacagggacagtatatatacagggacagtaaatataaaggtacagtatatatacagggacagtaaatataaaggtacagtatatatacagggacagtaaatataaaggtacagtatatatacagggacagtaaatataaaggtacagtatatata
Coding sequences within it:
- the oplah gene encoding 5-oxoprolinase isoform X2; the protein is MYWPVGSGAWLWSLCILTQVMPMIRIVPRGYTACADAYLTPCIKRYLHGFCRGFKNQLKDLQVLFMRSDGGLTPMQNFSGSRAILSGPAGGVVGYAITTYHRDHPQPVIGFDMGGTSTDVSRYAGEYEHVFEATTAGISIQAPQLDVNTVAAGGGSMLFFRSGLFVVGPESAGAHPGPACYRKGGPLTVTDANLCLGRLLPDYFPRIFGPSEDQPLSREDTLHQFQKLAADINQFQAGRPGSAASLSVEEVAMGFIRVANEAMCRPIRSLTQAKGHDTSRHVLACFGGAGGQHACAIARSLGMKTVFIHKYGGVLSAFGMALADVVHEAQEPCSMGYSPESFSLLEGRIAALERRCIEALQEQGFHRSQIDTEPFLHLRYERTDCALMCSNRGYPAAQDSCLVGNFKLAFTDRYQKEFGFTIPSRAIVVDDIRVRGTGSTGIRCETAVQPSGQPARVEAVARCYFEDGHHDTNVYLLQDLAPDHSVTGPAIIIDKNSTILVEPDCTASITEYGDVRISIGSGRQRGVGTELDTIQLSIFSHRFMSIAEQMGRILQRTAISTNIKERLDFSCALFGPDGGLVSNAPHIPVHLGAMQETVQFQIRNLKDDLKEGDVLLSNHPCAGGSHLPDLTVITPVFRVEAPRPVFFVASRGHHADIGGITPGSMPPHSKTLRDEGAVFTSFKLVRGGEFQEEAVTEALMAPGLIPGSSGTRNLHDNLSDLRAQVAANQKGIQLVNELIDVYGLAVVQAYMAHIQANAEVAVRNMLRDFAERWESHKGALEVESVDYMDDGSPIKLKVRINKQEGGALFDFTGSGYEVFGNCNAPRAITLSALIYCLRCMVGQDIPLNQGCLTPIQVIIPKGSILDPSPDAAVVGGNVLTSQRIVDVIFKAFEVCAASQGCMNNVTFGNKTTGYYETVAGGAGAGPHWHGRSGIHTHMTNTRITDPEILEKRYPVVLKRFELSPGTGGAGKFHGGDGVIRELLFREDIVLSVLTERRVFRPYGLQGGCSGAPGLNLLRRKDGTTINLGGKTSVNVEPGDTFTLHTPGGGGFGVQEGNQSTPVPVKVLSRSFAERGSVFEYRKAQETV